Sequence from the Cervus canadensis isolate Bull #8, Minnesota chromosome 3, ASM1932006v1, whole genome shotgun sequence genome:
tatacaaataattcttttttttttttttttcaatatttttattaactgAGACAGACCTAAAACCGCAGCTTCTGGAAGAACCACTTGTTCTTGCCCGTCTTGTATCGCTCCTCAAACTTGACCTTTGCCTCTCGCCGGGCCTTGCCTTTGAGAGCAGGGTCTCTGAAGACATCCTTGTTGACAACAGTTTTATCCAAGGGGATATCCACGGAGTACCTTGTGGGCATGAGGTGATTATAATTATAAACTTTCACAAAAGACTTGATCTTTGACCTCTTGGCGATTTTCTTCTTGCCCATGGCAGCTGTCACTTTGCGGGGATAGCGATCAATTCCAGCCACCAGAGCGTGGCTGTAGGGTCGGTCTGAGGTGCCGTCATCAATGTTCT
This genomic interval carries:
- the LOC122438383 gene encoding 60S ribosomal protein L27-like, translated to MGKFMKPGKVVLVLAGRYSGRKAVIVKNIDDGTSDRPYSHALVAGIDRYPRKVTAAMGKKKIAKRSKIKSFVKVYNYNHLMPTRYSVDIPLDKTVVNKDVFRDPALKGKARREAKVKFEERYKTGKNKWFFQKLRF